The proteins below are encoded in one region of Arthrobacter sp. CJ23:
- a CDS encoding ferredoxin--NADP reductase has product MHFTSAVVSSRQLTPTTHAIQVEKPKSFVFEPTQFTFLQLLTEAGLDVRPMSLATSPTRPHLEYAVRLSDSAFKRAFAALRPGDEVAVFGPIGDFVLHETRPAVLIAGGIGVTPLKGMAEYAADRALPIEIRLVYSSRSEDEIAYRDSLAALEKENARFRVFHTLTRAADPSWDGAIGRIGPSLLRQAAGDLVKPVYYVSGTLGMVAGTLRILRGEGIADNDIEEEVFRGYPWGSAVDLPG; this is encoded by the coding sequence ATGCACTTCACCAGCGCTGTAGTCTCCTCGCGGCAACTCACGCCCACGACGCACGCGATTCAGGTCGAGAAGCCGAAATCGTTCGTGTTCGAACCCACCCAGTTCACGTTCCTTCAGCTGCTGACGGAGGCCGGCCTGGACGTCCGTCCGATGTCGCTGGCGACGAGCCCCACGCGGCCCCACCTGGAGTATGCAGTCCGCCTCTCCGACTCAGCCTTCAAACGCGCGTTCGCCGCCCTGCGCCCCGGGGACGAGGTGGCGGTCTTTGGCCCGATCGGTGACTTCGTGCTGCACGAAACCAGACCCGCTGTCCTCATAGCGGGCGGCATCGGAGTCACTCCCCTCAAAGGAATGGCCGAATATGCGGCCGACAGGGCGTTGCCCATTGAGATCCGGCTCGTCTACAGCAGCCGCAGCGAGGACGAAATCGCCTACCGGGACAGTTTGGCGGCGCTGGAAAAGGAGAACGCCCGCTTCCGTGTGTTCCACACCCTTACGCGCGCCGCCGACCCGAGTTGGGACGGCGCCATTGGCCGCATCGGTCCAAGCCTCCTCCGCCAAGCGGCCGGCGATCTGGTGAAGCCGGTCTACTACGTCAGCGGCACCCTCGGAATGGTCGCGGGCACCCTGCGGATCCTCCGTGGGGAGGGCATTGCCGACAACGATATCGAGGAAGAAGTGTTCCGCGGCTATCCCTGGGGCAGCGCCGTGGACCTGCCCGGATGA
- a CDS encoding GH32 C-terminal domain-containing protein, whose protein sequence is MNRSVFFQPNDGWVGDLIPFEKDGEFWLFYLHEDRSDPKPGTSWNLVTTKDLTQFEDHGVSLQHGTETDLDFNAYTGSIVIDDAGVHHLFYTGQNPRNLGADGAPLQLVMHATSTDDMQSWTKHPELTFGAPHGYESGDWRDPFVFRDESKGQWRMLLAARHYTGPDRRRGVIAQCISNDLMTWQHTEPFWDPRRYITHECPDVFSWGDWWYMVYSEFSESFTTRYRMAKSPDGPWTVPNLDSIDGRAFYASKSAERDGRRFFFGWIASKEGNTDDGPWQWAGTMSVLEARQNPDGTLGFSFADELVDSFWDDVPVTLPNELPTRLDVPDGYTAVISDEELPSQFYAKAVLDIAPNTTECGLLLRSSQDGDHSYVLRLEPKRGRLVFDRWPRTITGDAQWHVSGDVPFDIELERPCDLTPGEHTLEVIVDGDLCVAVVDRQVALSARIYELSAGRIGLFAGEGSATVTELEIRKRTDN, encoded by the coding sequence ATGAATCGCTCAGTCTTCTTCCAGCCCAACGATGGATGGGTTGGGGACCTCATCCCCTTCGAGAAGGATGGAGAGTTCTGGCTCTTCTACCTCCACGAAGACCGCTCAGACCCCAAACCCGGCACTTCCTGGAACCTCGTCACCACCAAGGACCTCACGCAGTTTGAGGACCACGGCGTTTCGCTTCAGCACGGCACTGAAACCGACCTCGACTTCAATGCCTACACGGGCAGTATCGTCATCGACGACGCCGGCGTCCACCACCTCTTCTACACAGGCCAGAACCCCCGCAACCTCGGAGCCGACGGCGCCCCTCTCCAGTTGGTCATGCACGCCACAAGCACTGACGACATGCAGAGCTGGACAAAACATCCGGAACTCACCTTCGGCGCTCCCCACGGCTACGAGTCCGGTGACTGGCGGGATCCCTTCGTGTTCCGGGATGAAAGCAAAGGCCAGTGGAGGATGCTGCTCGCGGCAAGGCATTACACGGGACCGGACCGGCGCCGCGGTGTCATCGCCCAGTGCATCTCCAATGATCTGATGACCTGGCAGCACACCGAACCGTTCTGGGATCCGCGCCGCTACATCACCCATGAATGCCCGGACGTCTTCTCGTGGGGCGACTGGTGGTACATGGTCTATTCGGAGTTTTCCGAATCGTTCACAACCCGCTACAGAATGGCCAAGAGCCCCGACGGCCCGTGGACCGTGCCGAACCTGGACAGCATTGACGGCCGTGCCTTCTACGCATCCAAGTCCGCGGAGCGTGACGGACGCCGCTTCTTCTTTGGATGGATCGCCAGCAAGGAAGGCAACACCGACGACGGTCCCTGGCAGTGGGCCGGCACGATGTCCGTCCTGGAAGCACGCCAGAACCCCGACGGAACACTGGGATTCTCCTTCGCCGACGAACTCGTAGACAGCTTCTGGGATGACGTCCCGGTAACCCTGCCGAACGAGCTGCCCACACGACTGGACGTGCCGGACGGGTACACCGCCGTCATCTCCGACGAAGAACTGCCCAGCCAGTTCTATGCCAAGGCAGTGCTGGACATCGCCCCCAACACCACCGAATGCGGGCTTCTGCTGCGCTCCAGCCAGGACGGGGACCACTCCTACGTCCTGCGGCTGGAACCGAAACGCGGCCGGCTCGTCTTCGACCGCTGGCCACGCACCATCACCGGGGACGCGCAATGGCATGTTTCCGGTGACGTCCCGTTCGACATCGAACTGGAACGCCCCTGCGACCTCACCCCCGGCGAACACACTCTGGAGGTCATCGTCGACGGCGATCTGTGCGTCGCCGTCGTCGACCGGCAGGTGGCGCTCAGCGCCCGGATCTACGAGCTGTCAGCGGGACGGATCGGCCTTTTCGCCGGCGAAGGATCCGCCACCGTCACCGAACTTGAGATACGCAAGCGCACCGACAACTGA
- a CDS encoding ABC transporter substrate-binding protein: protein MKKLFRAAAIAAAAALALTACGGGGSSSDPSNVSPTGEVKPREISWLLSRPADGAVINIMKKLADDYAKDHPGFALNLITTPDRPSYIQKLETLAAANKLPELFDTDATPFAQQLAKQGKMVDAEKLLKSLDIYDDYRPSALDYQRFDDGSLYMIPFQFELEFIWYNKALLEKAGVAVPKSLDDLPAMCTALRSAGITPIAIDGQDQWPLERYVAYQPFREAGPEFVQKLKQGEAKFTDPAGQKTVQWMAELGKAKCFQEGFSAQGYSDAQNQFTSGQAAMYNIGTWELPSLATDKLNPAVREDIDFFTLPTTKGSVTSANEFVSPSGIGMAVNTKTYDPLVSDFLKFALEKYPTEYAATGALSPTTNVQTALPGNATPLYKKALETANGLGAKQAMPWDTQLDPTTNGRLQQELVLLVQGNITPEQFTSTMDATIKQNAPKFFK from the coding sequence ATGAAAAAACTGTTCCGTGCTGCCGCCATCGCCGCCGCCGCTGCCTTGGCTTTGACAGCCTGTGGCGGCGGAGGAAGTTCCAGCGACCCGTCCAACGTCAGCCCCACCGGGGAAGTCAAGCCGCGCGAGATTTCGTGGCTGCTTTCACGTCCCGCTGACGGGGCCGTCATCAACATCATGAAGAAGCTCGCTGACGACTATGCCAAGGACCACCCGGGCTTCGCGCTGAACCTCATTACCACTCCGGACCGGCCCTCCTACATCCAAAAACTGGAGACCCTGGCCGCGGCAAACAAGCTCCCCGAACTGTTCGACACGGACGCCACTCCATTTGCCCAGCAGCTCGCAAAACAGGGCAAGATGGTGGACGCCGAGAAGCTCTTGAAGTCCCTGGACATCTACGATGACTACCGGCCCAGCGCCCTGGACTACCAGCGATTCGACGACGGCTCCTTGTACATGATCCCGTTCCAGTTCGAGCTGGAATTCATCTGGTACAACAAGGCACTGTTGGAAAAGGCGGGCGTCGCGGTGCCGAAGTCCCTGGATGACCTCCCTGCGATGTGCACCGCGCTGCGGAGTGCAGGGATCACCCCGATCGCCATCGACGGACAGGACCAGTGGCCGCTGGAACGCTACGTCGCGTACCAGCCGTTCCGGGAAGCCGGACCGGAGTTCGTCCAAAAGCTCAAGCAGGGCGAAGCCAAGTTCACGGATCCTGCCGGACAAAAGACCGTTCAATGGATGGCAGAGCTCGGCAAGGCCAAGTGCTTCCAAGAGGGCTTTTCCGCCCAGGGCTACTCGGACGCGCAGAACCAGTTCACCTCCGGCCAGGCGGCAATGTACAACATCGGCACCTGGGAGCTGCCCAGCCTGGCCACCGACAAACTGAACCCCGCGGTGCGCGAGGACATCGACTTCTTCACCCTCCCAACCACAAAGGGTTCGGTGACGTCAGCCAATGAGTTCGTCTCCCCATCCGGCATCGGCATGGCCGTGAACACGAAGACCTACGATCCGCTCGTAAGCGACTTCCTGAAGTTCGCCTTGGAGAAGTACCCCACTGAATACGCAGCCACGGGGGCCCTTTCCCCCACCACCAACGTGCAGACCGCGCTCCCCGGCAACGCCACGCCCCTGTACAAGAAGGCCTTGGAAACAGCCAACGGCCTCGGGGCAAAGCAGGCCATGCCGTGGGACACCCAACTGGACCCCACTACCAACGGCAGGCTGCAGCAGGAGCTCGTCCTTCTCGTCCAGGGCAACATCACGCCCGAGCAATTCACCAGCACGATGGACGCCACCATCAAGCAGAACGCCCCCAAGTTCTTCAAGTAA
- a CDS encoding carbohydrate ABC transporter permease has translation MLPNRSRTSVLVFLLPPLLLYCAAVLFPILQSLFLSFFSWNGISDMEFVGLANYIRMITADDIFWRSFFNALLYLAICLVLQLGGALLVASLLTSLRRGRELIKTLYLLPAVISTVAIAFLFVRIYSIDPVGLLNQLLHWVGLGTFERAWLSDVNTVLAAVSAPEGWRFTGLYMLIIYAALIAVPKELEEAAVLDGASKWTLFTKIRFPYIRPVWITTTIMATTYGLRGFDIPYLMTNGGPGQSSELLTTYMYKTAFTSTDFGYASTISVFIVIECLVAVGLILFMLKRKAD, from the coding sequence ATGCTTCCCAACAGGTCAAGGACATCCGTCCTGGTCTTCCTGCTCCCACCTCTGCTGCTCTACTGCGCAGCGGTTCTTTTCCCCATTCTGCAATCCCTGTTCCTGAGCTTCTTCTCCTGGAACGGCATCAGCGACATGGAGTTCGTCGGACTGGCCAACTACATCCGGATGATCACCGCCGATGACATCTTCTGGCGCTCGTTCTTCAATGCACTCCTCTACCTGGCCATCTGCCTGGTCCTGCAGCTCGGCGGTGCACTGCTCGTAGCCAGCCTGCTCACGTCTCTGCGCCGGGGGCGGGAGCTCATCAAAACGCTCTATCTGCTGCCTGCCGTCATCTCCACGGTGGCGATCGCGTTCCTCTTCGTGCGCATCTATTCCATTGATCCAGTCGGCCTGCTCAACCAGTTGCTGCACTGGGTGGGCCTGGGCACCTTCGAACGCGCCTGGTTGTCAGACGTGAATACCGTACTGGCCGCCGTTTCCGCACCCGAAGGCTGGCGGTTCACGGGGCTTTACATGCTCATCATCTACGCGGCGCTGATCGCCGTACCCAAGGAACTGGAAGAAGCCGCGGTTTTGGACGGCGCCTCAAAGTGGACGCTATTCACGAAAATCCGGTTCCCTTACATCCGGCCAGTGTGGATCACCACAACCATCATGGCCACCACCTACGGCCTGCGCGGCTTCGACATCCCCTATCTCATGACCAACGGCGGCCCCGGACAATCCTCCGAACTGCTCACCACCTACATGTACAAGACTGCATTCACCAGTACCGATTTCGGGTACGCCAGCACCATCTCCGTGTTCATCGTGATCGAATGTCTCGTCGCCGTCGGCCTCATCCTGTTCATGCTCAAGCGGAAGGCAGACTAA
- a CDS encoding carbohydrate ABC transporter permease → MIAQTAPAAPPTTLPPTPTIKRRRRKPSLYRTLSRVLIMLIVIVQVYPLAWLFLTSLRTEHDFATGDPFALPSSLTWENYARAFETGDLGRNILNSFIVTMGANVLIVLLGMMAAYAIQVLGFRLSRFVRGLFLIGIIVPVQIALVPLFIDYSTVNLLDTYQSMIIPLAGFALPMSIYLFSSFFEYIPRETYEAASIDGAGPYRIFGLITLPLSLNTVVTVVLVNSIFIWNDFVFANTFVLSEELKTIPLGLQNYIGAMGKVDWTATFAAVCVTITPLLLVFLVLNKAMIQGLESGATKG, encoded by the coding sequence ATGATCGCCCAAACAGCCCCGGCCGCCCCGCCAACCACGCTGCCGCCCACACCCACCATCAAGAGACGCCGGCGCAAGCCCAGCCTGTACCGGACCTTGTCACGCGTGCTGATCATGCTGATCGTGATCGTCCAGGTCTACCCTCTCGCCTGGCTGTTCCTGACCAGCCTGCGCACCGAGCACGACTTCGCGACCGGTGACCCTTTCGCGCTGCCAAGCTCCCTGACCTGGGAGAACTACGCCCGGGCGTTCGAAACAGGCGACCTCGGCCGGAACATCCTTAACAGCTTCATCGTCACGATGGGTGCCAACGTCCTCATTGTCCTGCTGGGAATGATGGCCGCCTACGCCATCCAGGTCCTTGGTTTCCGCCTCAGCAGGTTTGTCCGTGGGCTGTTCCTGATCGGGATCATCGTTCCCGTCCAGATCGCTTTGGTCCCGCTGTTCATCGACTACTCCACAGTGAACCTGCTGGACACCTACCAATCGATGATCATCCCCTTGGCCGGCTTCGCGCTGCCCATGTCCATCTACCTGTTCTCATCATTCTTCGAATACATCCCCCGGGAAACCTACGAAGCGGCCTCCATTGACGGCGCCGGCCCGTACAGGATCTTTGGCTTGATCACCCTGCCGTTGTCACTGAACACCGTCGTGACCGTTGTTTTGGTCAACAGCATCTTCATCTGGAACGACTTCGTCTTCGCCAACACGTTCGTTCTCTCTGAAGAACTGAAAACCATTCCTTTGGGTCTGCAGAACTACATCGGTGCCATGGGCAAAGTCGACTGGACTGCCACCTTCGCCGCGGTGTGCGTGACCATCACGCCTCTGCTCCTGGTCTTCCTGGTCCTGAACAAGGCCATGATCCAAGGCTTGGAAAGCGGGGCGACGAAGGGATGA